A DNA window from Balneolaceae bacterium contains the following coding sequences:
- a CDS encoding glycosyltransferase: MKLSVVIPVLDEEGVIGPTVRAVLERATEAPEIVVADGGSSDGTVREALEAGAGRVIQAPRGRARQMNAGASTAEGEVLYFLHADTLPPEGFDRQIASALASGCSAGCFRLSFRPSHPLLEIYAWFTRFDVDAFRFGDQSLYVTHRLFNRSGGFREDHYR, encoded by the coding sequence GTGAAGTTGAGCGTGGTTATACCGGTCCTGGACGAGGAGGGAGTGATCGGCCCAACCGTACGCGCGGTACTGGAGCGTGCGACGGAGGCGCCCGAGATCGTGGTGGCCGACGGGGGCAGTTCGGACGGTACGGTGAGGGAGGCTCTCGAGGCGGGCGCCGGCCGGGTGATTCAGGCCCCTCGAGGACGTGCGAGGCAGATGAACGCAGGCGCGAGCACCGCCGAAGGTGAGGTCCTCTACTTCCTGCATGCCGACACCCTTCCCCCGGAAGGCTTCGACCGGCAAATCGCATCCGCACTGGCGAGTGGGTGCTCCGCGGGTTGCTTCCGTCTCTCCTTCCGGCCTTCACACCCCCTGCTGGAGATTTATGCCTGGTTCACACGCTTCGATGTGGACGCCTTCCGCTTCGGTGACCAGAGCCTCTACGTAACACATCGACTCTTTAACAGGAGCGGTGGCTTCCGGGAGGACCACTATCGGTGA
- a CDS encoding TIGR04282 family arsenosugar biosynthesis glycosyltransferase, with the protein MREERLLMVFAKRPEAGRVKTRLAEEVGEKKAVEIYRRLLARTREVCLEVPVRRQAWFDGDLGEESPWGPPHFECRVQPEGDLGARMSHAFRMAEEEGPRQALLIGSDCADLRADHLRRAFEALERHDLVLGPASDGGYWLVGARAWHPELFRGIPWSTSDVLARTLQKAESLGLRTRRLEELGDVDTAENWQRARRRHDYLS; encoded by the coding sequence ATGAGGGAGGAGCGTCTGCTGATGGTTTTCGCCAAACGTCCCGAGGCCGGACGCGTGAAGACGCGCCTGGCGGAGGAGGTGGGCGAGAAGAAGGCCGTAGAGATTTATCGCCGGCTGCTGGCGCGTACCCGGGAGGTTTGCCTGGAGGTACCGGTACGGCGGCAGGCCTGGTTTGACGGGGACCTCGGGGAGGAAAGCCCCTGGGGTCCGCCCCACTTTGAGTGCCGTGTTCAGCCAGAAGGCGACCTGGGCGCGCGCATGAGTCACGCGTTCCGCATGGCGGAGGAGGAGGGCCCCCGGCAGGCGCTGCTTATCGGCAGCGACTGTGCAGACCTGCGTGCCGATCACCTTCGCCGCGCTTTCGAAGCCCTGGAGCGGCACGACCTGGTGCTGGGACCCGCCTCCGATGGCGGCTACTGGCTGGTCGGTGCACGGGCCTGGCATCCGGAGCTGTTTCGTGGTATCCCATGGAGCACGTCCGACGTGCTCGCGCGCACCCTCCAAAAAGCTGAAAGCCTGGGACTGCGGACCCGTCGCCTGGAGGAGTTGGGCGATGTGGATACGGCCGAGAACTGGCAGCGGGCCCGTCGCAGGCACGATTATCTGTCGTGA